Proteins from one Gemmatimonadaceae bacterium genomic window:
- a CDS encoding DUF1028 domain-containing protein, whose product MRLRLLSLALALAPAVAAAQSAPQTFSTMPAAPWPPVATFSILGYDPATGEVGGAVQSRVFSVGNGVLWAEAGVGAAATQAIVDVSYGPQAIALLRGGMKPKDIVKKIWTDDPDPRPTDWTKEGRQFAVIDAQGNVAAYTGPKATEWAGDKQGKFCTAQGNILAGPDVVNAMVKAFEATEGHLSFRLLAALEAGQLAGGDKRGMQSAAMLIVKKDAGVWLHNDVVLRLQVDDNPEPIKELRRLVEKAATQRRPRR is encoded by the coding sequence ATGCGCCTCCGACTCCTCTCCCTCGCGCTGGCCCTCGCGCCGGCGGTTGCCGCGGCTCAGTCCGCCCCGCAAACGTTTTCCACCATGCCGGCCGCGCCGTGGCCGCCGGTGGCGACGTTTTCCATTCTGGGCTACGACCCGGCCACCGGCGAAGTCGGCGGGGCCGTGCAGAGCCGCGTCTTCTCGGTCGGCAATGGCGTGCTGTGGGCCGAGGCGGGGGTGGGCGCCGCGGCGACACAGGCCATCGTGGACGTGAGCTACGGCCCGCAGGCCATCGCCCTGCTCCGTGGCGGCATGAAGCCCAAGGACATCGTCAAGAAGATCTGGACCGATGACCCCGACCCGCGTCCCACCGATTGGACCAAGGAAGGGCGCCAGTTCGCCGTGATCGACGCCCAGGGAAATGTCGCGGCCTACACCGGCCCCAAGGCCACCGAGTGGGCGGGCGACAAGCAAGGGAAGTTCTGCACCGCCCAGGGCAACATCCTGGCCGGCCCGGACGTGGTGAACGCCATGGTGAAGGCGTTCGAAGCGACCGAAGGCCATCTCTCCTTCCGCCTACTCGCAGCCCTTGAGGCCGGCCAGCTCGCCGGCGGCGACAAGCGCGGCATGCAGAGCGCGGCGATGCTCATCGTCAAGAAAGACGCAGGCGTGTGGCTCCACAACGATGTCGTGCTGCGGCTGCAGGTCGACGACAATCCGGAGCCGATCAAGGAGCTGCGACGCTTGGTGGAGAAGGCGGCGACACAGCGTCGGCCACGTCGATGA